A portion of the Bombina bombina isolate aBomBom1 chromosome 11, aBomBom1.pri, whole genome shotgun sequence genome contains these proteins:
- the LOC128642286 gene encoding LOW QUALITY PROTEIN: G protein-coupled receptor kinase 5-like (The sequence of the model RefSeq protein was modified relative to this genomic sequence to represent the inferred CDS: inserted 1 base in 1 codon) → MELENIVANTVLLKAREGGGGKRKGKSKKWKDILKFPHISQCEDLRRNTEKNYHNLCEKQPIGRLLFRQFCEAQPELECLIHFLDAVAEYEVTPDEKLGEKGKEILVKYLNPESPVFVSEVGQDIVHQMEEKLVISPFKELFCHCAKSVHDYLSGEPFQSYLSSMYYDRFLQWRWLERQPVTKNTFRQYRVLGKGGFGEVCACQIRATGKMYACKRLEKKRIKKRKGESMALNEKQILEKVTSRFVVNLAYAYETKDALCLVLTLMNGGDLKFHIYNMGNPGFQEERASFYAAEILCGLGDLHRENIVYRDRKPENILLDDYGHIRISDLGLAVKIPEGETIRGRVGTVGYMXPEVLNNLRYSFSPDYWGLGCLIYEMIAGQSPFRGRKEKVKREEVDRRVLETEEVYTTKFSEEAKSVCNMLLTKDVKQRLGCQDGRTADVKRHPFFRAINFKRLEAGIMDPPFIPDPRAVYCKDVLDIEQFSTVKGVNLDQTDDDFYTKFSTGSVSIPWQNEMVETECFKELNLFGPNGTLSPDLNRSHPPEPPKKSLLHRIFKRQHQNNSNLSLGNKSSLNHHMNANHISSNSTGSS, encoded by the exons ATGGAGCTCGAAAACATTGTGGCCAACACGGTTCTGCTAAAAGCCAGAGAAGGAGGTGGAGGAAAGCGCAAGGGAAAAAGCAAAAAGTGGAAAGATATATTGAAATTTCCACACATAAGTCAGTGTGAGGACCTGagaagaaatacagaaaaaaattatcATAACTTGTGTGAGAAACAGCCGATTGGGAGGCTTCTCTTCCGCCAATTCTGCGAAGCTCAGCCAGAGCTGGAATGCCTCATTCACTTTTTGGATGCTGTGGCCGAGTATGAGGTCACACCTGATGAAAAACtaggagagaaaggaaaagaaattCTTGTCAAATACCTCAACCCAGAG TCCCCAGTTTTTGTCTCTGAAGTTGGTCAAGACATTGTTCACCAAATGGAGGAAAAGCTGGTGATCAGCCCATTCAAAGAGCTTTTTTGTCACTGTGCAAAATCTGTCCATGACTACCTGAGCGGCGAACCCTTTCAGAGCTACCTGAGCAGTATGTATTATGACCGCTTCCTGCAATGGAGATGGCTAGAAAGGCAGCCTGTAACGAAGAATACTTTCCGGCAGTACAGGGTTCTTGGCAAAGGGGGTTTCGGGGAGGTGTGCGCGTGTCAGATCCGAGCCACAGGGAAGATGTATGCCTGTAAAAGGCTAGAGAAGAAGAGAATCAAGAAGCGGAAAGGTGAATCAATGGCACTGAATGAGAAGCAAATATTAGAGAAAGTCACCAGCAGATTTGTGGTAAATTTGGCGTATGCATATGAGACAAAGGATGCGCTGTGCCTGGTTCTGACATTAATGAACGGTGGTGACctcaaattccacatttataaCATGGGAAACCCAGGCTTTCAAGAGGAGAGGGCTTCATTTTATGCTGCCGAAATACTGTGTGGGCTGGGGGACCTGCACCGGGAGAACATTGTGTACAGAGATCGGAAACCAGAAAACATTTTGTTAGACGATTATGGTCATATAAGAATATCAGATTTGGGTCTAGCTGTAAAAATCCCAGAGGGAGAGACAATTCGGGGCCGGGTTGGGACAGTTGGGTACA GCCCCGAGGTTCTGAATAACCTACGTTATTCCTTCAGCCCGGATTACTGGGGACTGGGCTGCCTGATTTATGAGATGATTGCAGGGCAGTCTCCATTTCGGGGCAGGAAGGAGAAAGTTAAGCGAGAGGAAGTGGACAGACGAGTTCTGGAGACAGAGGAAGTCTATACTACAAAGTTTTCTGAAGAGGCTAAATCTGTGTGTAACATGCTACTCACCAAAGATGTGAAGCAAAGACTGGGGTGCCAGGATGGGAGGACGGCAGACGTAAAGCGACACCCCTTCTTCAGAGCTATAAACTTCAAGCGATTAGAAGCAGGAATTATGGATCCCCCTTTCATCCCTGATCCTCGTGCGGTGTACTGTAAAGATGTCTTGGACATAGAACAGTTCTCCACAGTTAAAGGTGTCAACTTGGACCAAACAGATGATGATTTCTACACAAAGTTTTCCACTGGCTCTGTATCCATCCCCTGGCAAAATGAGATGGTAGAGACAGAATGCTTTAAGGAGCTCAACCTTTTCGGGCCAAATGGTACACTCTCTCCTGATCTGAACAGGAGTCATCCGCCAGAACCACCAAAAAAAAGTTTGCTTCATCGTATCTTTAAACGTCAGCACCAAAATAATTCCAACCTCTCGCTGGGGAACAAGTCCTCTTTAAACCATCACATGAATGCTAACCACATCAGTTCCAACTCTACTGGGAGCAGCTAG